A genomic window from endosymbiont of Galathealinum brachiosum includes:
- a CDS encoding polysaccharide deacetylase family protein, with translation MNSQITNAFTVDVEDYFQVEALSGVVNRSDWGKHKCRVEKNTHKILSLLDESNQKGTFFTLGWIAERYPNLVKEIAGLGHEVASHGMSHKLIYTQTEAEFREETFKAKAIVEDIIQCEVKGYRAATYSITKKSLWALDVLVEAGFKYDSSIFPMRHDRYGIPSADHLPGIITTPNGGDIIEFPISTVKNSLFTMPIAGGGYFRLFNYFITKWGLASINRNNNPFMFYIHPWEVDFEQPRVDGLSRFSKFRHYNNLEVCERRLQSLLSDFKFDSMNAVLDSMTLSRTKY, from the coding sequence ATGAATTCACAAATAACTAATGCTTTTACTGTTGATGTTGAAGATTATTTTCAAGTTGAAGCTCTTTCAGGAGTTGTAAATCGATCTGATTGGGGTAAGCATAAATGCCGAGTAGAAAAAAATACACATAAAATCCTTTCTTTATTAGATGAGTCTAATCAAAAAGGTACTTTTTTTACACTAGGTTGGATTGCTGAACGTTATCCTAATTTAGTTAAAGAAATAGCAGGTCTCGGGCATGAAGTAGCATCACATGGTATGAGTCATAAGTTGATATACACACAAACGGAAGCTGAATTTAGAGAAGAAACTTTTAAAGCTAAAGCTATTGTGGAAGATATTATTCAGTGTGAAGTTAAAGGATATAGAGCAGCTACTTATTCTATAACTAAAAAATCATTGTGGGCTTTAGACGTACTAGTAGAGGCAGGATTTAAGTACGATTCAAGTATTTTTCCAATGCGTCATGATAGGTATGGTATACCTAGCGCAGATCATCTACCTGGTATTATTACCACACCAAACGGTGGAGATATTATAGAATTTCCAATATCAACAGTGAAAAATTCACTGTTTACCATGCCAATTGCCGGGGGTGGATATTTCAGATTATTTAACTATTTCATAACTAAATGGGGGCTTGCTTCTATTAATCGTAATAACAATCCCTTTATGTTCTATATTCATCCATGGGAAGTTGATTTTGAACAACCTAGAGTTGATGGTTTGAGTCGGTTTTCAAAATTTAGACATTATAATAATTTAGAGGTATGTGAAAGAAGACTACAAAGTCTTTTATCTGATTTTAAATTTGATAGTATGAACGCCGTTCTTGATTCGATGACCTTATCCAGAACTAAGTACTAA